The sequence below is a genomic window from Leisingera sp. M658.
CACCTGGGCCGTATCGGCGTTAAGCTGACCCAGCTGAGCGCTGAGCAGGCCGCCTATATCGGGGTCAAGCCGGAAGGACCGTTCAAGCCCGAGCATTATCGCTACTAAGCGGTTTCTCTTTTCAAAAAATCAGCGCCGCTGGAGCAATCCTGCGGCGTTTTTTATTGCCGGGCCGCAGATCAGCGCTGGCTGGGCATATGGTCGCCGCGCCCCTCAGGGGTGAGGTCGAACAGGTTCCACATCGGCCACAGTGTATCGACATGGCGCGGCTGCCAGGGGCTTGGCTCAAAGAGCATCTCCGATCCCCAGAAATGCCGGATACCGTCCTCTGACCTGGTGAAAACATGCAGCATCGGCAGCTGCGCGCCCTCGCTGCTTTCACCCAAATAGTCCTGCTGATAGCTAGTGCCCGCAGCAGAATAGAGCGGCAGATCCTGCCAGCCCTTTGCGGTCTGCAGTGCTGCAAGCCGTTCCGGCGATGATTGCGCGACAACCGCGAACCCCATGCGCGCGTGCACATGGGACACTTGCCCGCGCCAGCCATCCAGAATCGCTGCACACATCGGGCAGGCTGCCTCGCTGTCCGGCCCGTACATCAGAGAATAAACCGCAAGGGCACTGTGCTTGCCGAACAGGTCCAGCAAGGATGCCGAAGCGCCGCTTGTGCTGCGGAATTCATAAGTCTCTGCAACCCGCCCGCCGGCAGGCAAAGCCCGTCGCAAGGCGGCAACTTTTTCAGTTTGCGCGCGCAAACCGATCTCAGCTTGCAACAGTTCATTGCGGGCCGTGCGGTAGGCGGCGCTCTCGTTAGGGATGCTTACAGGCATTGCGTGCCTTTCCTGACTGGTGACTCCATAATTAACAATTATGTTAATTAATATGGCGATCTGTCAAGAAGCTTCTCGTGTTCTGCGGTGTGACGCAGATTATGTGGCTAGCTTCCAGCGTCGCTGATTTAGCTCGCATTGTCAGGGTTATTGATTTGCGGAATCGTGTTTCAAAGAGCTACACATAAGACACCGGCCAGGACGGCCAGGTACCAGATTTTCAAACGCGTGTGGTGGATAGTGGAGCACGCGGGGTGGAAGGGAAGGTCCTGATTGTCCTCAGGTCCTTCCCTTTTTCAATTCAGAACAGGCTCAGCACCAGGCCAGCAATTGCGCAGGCCAGCGTCGCATAGCCGCCATCAATCAGCGTCAGCTTAACCGGCCGCATCCCATACATGTTGTTCAGGGCAATCCAGGGGCTGATGAAGAACAATCCGACACCTGCACCGCCAATCAGACCCGCGCCCAGGGTCTCGATGCCGGACAGAGTGAACACATGGCGCATCATGCCAGCAACGATCAGCTGCAGCACAAAAGCCATCGCAAAAATCATCGGGCTCTGGCCGCCCTTCGGTTTTCCGTCTTCATCACATTCAACACCAGCGGCCTCGACCCACGGTTTGGCGAGGGCGCCGTAATATCCTGCTCCCAGCGCAAATGCCGCCGCAGCCGCCACGATCACACTTAAGAATTCCATGCTGTTCTCCTCAATGGTTTCAGCCACTTAGGAACAGATTGGCAGATCAGCTGGAATCTGTCTCCCCCAGCGCGCAGATGGTGGCCCATTCCGCGTCGCTCACCGGCTGCACAGACAGGCGGGAGTTCCTGACCAATACCATCTCTTCCAGCTGCGGGTCGGACTTGATCTGGTCCAATGAAACCGGCTTAGCAAAAGGCCGCACCGCTTTGATGTCAACACACTCCCAGCGGTCGTCTTCGGTGGTGCTGTCAGGATGGGCCTCGGCGCAGACCTCAACAATACCGACCACGGATTTTTCTTTCTGCGAATGATAGAAAAACCCGCGGTCGCCGATCTTCATTTCGCGCATGAAATTGCGCGCCTGGTAGTTGCGCACGCCGTCCCATTCTTCACCCGCATCACCTTTGGAGACCTGGTCGTCCCAACCCCAGGTAGAGGGTTCGGATTTGAACAGCCAGTAGCGCATCAGCCGATGACCTTTTTCCAGGTGATCAATTCGACAGCTTCAA
It includes:
- a CDS encoding EVE domain-containing protein, with translation MRYWLFKSEPSTWGWDDQVSKGDAGEEWDGVRNYQARNFMREMKIGDRGFFYHSQKEKSVVGIVEVCAEAHPDSTTEDDRWECVDIKAVRPFAKPVSLDQIKSDPQLEEMVLVRNSRLSVQPVSDAEWATICALGETDSS
- a CDS encoding DUF899 family protein produces the protein MPVSIPNESAAYRTARNELLQAEIGLRAQTEKVAALRRALPAGGRVAETYEFRSTSGASASLLDLFGKHSALAVYSLMYGPDSEAACPMCAAILDGWRGQVSHVHARMGFAVVAQSSPERLAALQTAKGWQDLPLYSAAGTSYQQDYLGESSEGAQLPMLHVFTRSEDGIRHFWGSEMLFEPSPWQPRHVDTLWPMWNLFDLTPEGRGDHMPSQR
- a CDS encoding DUF1761 domain-containing protein gives rise to the protein MEFLSVIVAAAAAFALGAGYYGALAKPWVEAAGVECDEDGKPKGGQSPMIFAMAFVLQLIVAGMMRHVFTLSGIETLGAGLIGGAGVGLFFISPWIALNNMYGMRPVKLTLIDGGYATLACAIAGLVLSLF